One window of Nocardia nova SH22a genomic DNA carries:
- a CDS encoding cytochrome c oxidase subunit 3, producing the protein MTTAVGTPGSAITQRVHSLNRPNMVSVGTIIWLSSELMFFAGLFAMYFVARAQAHGNWPPEPTELNLKLAVPVTAVLIASSFTCQMGVFSAERGDVFGLRRWYVLTFFMGLFFVIGQGTEYHALYSEGTRIDSSIYGSVFFITTGFHGLHVIGGLIAFIFLLIRTKVSKFTPAQATAAIVVSYYWHFVDIVWIGLFATIYFVR; encoded by the coding sequence GTGACGACCGCAGTAGGGACCCCAGGATCGGCCATTACTCAGCGTGTGCATTCGCTGAACCGGCCCAACATGGTCAGCGTCGGAACCATCATCTGGCTGTCGAGCGAGCTGATGTTCTTCGCCGGCCTCTTCGCCATGTACTTCGTCGCTCGTGCCCAGGCCCATGGCAACTGGCCGCCGGAACCGACCGAGCTGAACCTCAAGCTCGCCGTGCCGGTCACGGCCGTGCTGATCGCCTCCTCGTTCACCTGCCAGATGGGCGTGTTCTCCGCCGAGCGCGGTGACGTCTTCGGCCTGCGGCGCTGGTACGTACTGACCTTCTTCATGGGTCTGTTCTTCGTGATCGGCCAGGGCACCGAGTACCACGCGCTGTACTCGGAGGGCACCCGGATCGACAGCAGCATCTACGGCTCGGTGTTCTTCATCACCACCGGCTTCCACGGTCTGCACGTCATCGGTGGTCTCATCGCGTTCATCTTCCTGCTGATCCGCACGAAGGTCAGTAAGTTCACCCCGGCTCAGGCCACCGCCGCGATCGTCGTCTCCTACTACTGGCACTTCGTCGACATCGTGTGGATCGGGCTGTTCGCCACGATCTACTTCGTCCGCTAG
- a CDS encoding cytochrome c: MSSSPPSAPDPTSPGVGGAENNQAIKTRKQRRMRRKFAGGLVLLMGLVGAGFAASALTPHAQVATADQDQSALIREGKQIYETSCITCHGANLQGVQDRGPSLIGVGEAAVYFQVSTGRMPAAGNGAQIQRKPPKFDARQTDALGAYVAANGGGPTVVRDPDGKIAQESLTEGADLGRGGELFRLNCASCHNFTGKGGALSSGKFAPPLTEATEQQIYTAMLTGPQNMPKFSDRQLSPEEKRDIVAYVKDRTESKPEAGYGLGGFGPATEGLALWVIGIVALVGSAMWIGSRS, encoded by the coding sequence ATGAGTTCATCTCCCCCGTCAGCGCCAGACCCCACCAGCCCCGGGGTCGGCGGCGCTGAGAACAACCAGGCCATCAAGACCCGCAAGCAGCGCCGGATGCGCCGCAAGTTCGCCGGCGGTCTGGTTCTTCTGATGGGCCTCGTCGGAGCCGGCTTCGCGGCCTCGGCGCTCACCCCGCACGCGCAGGTCGCCACCGCCGATCAGGATCAGTCGGCACTCATTCGCGAGGGTAAGCAGATCTACGAGACCTCGTGTATCACCTGTCACGGCGCCAACCTGCAGGGTGTGCAGGACCGCGGCCCGAGCCTCATCGGCGTCGGCGAGGCCGCCGTCTACTTCCAGGTTTCCACCGGCCGCATGCCGGCCGCGGGCAACGGCGCGCAGATCCAGCGCAAGCCCCCGAAGTTCGACGCCCGCCAGACCGACGCGCTGGGCGCCTACGTCGCGGCCAACGGCGGTGGTCCCACCGTGGTCCGCGATCCCGACGGCAAGATCGCGCAGGAGTCGCTGACCGAGGGCGCCGACCTGGGACGTGGTGGCGAGTTGTTCCGCCTCAACTGCGCGTCCTGCCACAACTTCACCGGTAAGGGCGGCGCGCTGTCCTCCGGTAAGTTCGCGCCGCCGCTGACCGAGGCCACCGAGCAGCAGATCTACACCGCGATGCTCACCGGCCCGCAGAACATGCCGAAATTCTCCGACCGGCAGCTGTCCCCGGAGGAGAAGCGTGACATCGTGGCCTATGTGAAGGACCGCACCGAGAGCAAGCCGGAGGCCGGGTACGGCCTGGGCGGCTTCGGTCCGGCGACCGAGGGCCTGGCCCTGTGGGTCATCGGCATCGTGGCTCTGGTCGGTTCGGCGATGTGGATCGGTTCCCGATCATGA
- a CDS encoding ubiquinol-cytochrome c reductase iron-sulfur subunit, producing the protein MSRPEDGGGTAEVNLEPTEEQLDAMSTDELVELGTARDGVKVVYRAPRWPVPGTRAEKRAERQVALWFLISALAGLALIVVFIAWPWEYKGRHQDGNGLYSLATPLYGLLLGVAVLAIGVAAVLIRKKFVPNEISIQTRHDGPSDEVDRRTLGAQLSDALETSTLGRRKMITRTAGLGAGVLGIGALFVFVGGMIKNPWAKGMKSPLWVSGWTPDYPGQTVFLRKDTGRPEDIVLVRPEDLDAGGMETVFPWKEEWRGNEEETLQSLRGIRNAVMLIRLRTADAEKAIKRRGQESFNFGDYFAYSKICTHLGCPTSLFEQQTNRILCPCHQSQFSATEWGKPVFGPAARALPQLPITVNSEGFLVANGDFIEPLGPAFWERRS; encoded by the coding sequence ATGAGCCGGCCTGAGGATGGCGGCGGTACCGCAGAGGTGAACCTCGAGCCCACCGAGGAGCAGCTCGACGCGATGTCGACCGATGAACTGGTCGAACTCGGCACCGCGCGCGACGGCGTGAAGGTCGTCTACCGCGCTCCGCGCTGGCCGGTTCCGGGCACCCGCGCGGAGAAGCGGGCCGAGCGGCAGGTCGCGCTGTGGTTCCTCATCTCCGCACTGGCCGGTCTGGCGCTGATCGTCGTGTTCATCGCCTGGCCCTGGGAGTACAAGGGCCGCCACCAGGACGGCAACGGCCTGTACTCGCTGGCCACGCCGCTCTACGGCCTGCTGCTGGGTGTCGCCGTGCTGGCCATCGGTGTCGCCGCGGTACTCATCCGCAAGAAGTTCGTCCCGAACGAGATCTCCATCCAGACCCGCCACGACGGTCCCTCCGACGAGGTGGACCGCCGCACCCTCGGTGCGCAGCTGTCGGACGCGCTGGAGACCTCGACGCTGGGCCGTCGCAAGATGATCACGCGGACCGCGGGGCTGGGCGCGGGCGTGCTGGGCATCGGCGCGCTGTTCGTGTTCGTCGGCGGCATGATCAAGAACCCGTGGGCCAAGGGCATGAAGTCCCCGCTGTGGGTCTCCGGCTGGACCCCGGACTACCCGGGCCAGACGGTGTTCCTGCGCAAGGACACCGGCCGCCCCGAGGACATCGTGCTGGTGCGCCCGGAGGATCTGGACGCCGGCGGCATGGAGACCGTGTTCCCGTGGAAGGAAGAGTGGCGCGGCAACGAGGAGGAGACCCTCCAGTCGCTGCGCGGCATCCGCAACGCGGTCATGTTGATTCGCCTGCGCACCGCGGACGCGGAGAAGGCGATCAAGCGCAGGGGCCAGGAGAGCTTCAACTTCGGCGACTACTTCGCCTACTCGAAGATCTGCACCCACCTGGGCTGCCCGACCTCGCTGTTCGAGCAGCAGACCAACCGCATCCTGTGCCCGTGCCATCAGTCGCAGTTCTCGGCGACCGAGTGGGGTAAGCCGGTCTTCGGTCCCGCCGCCCGCGCCCTGCCGCAGCTGCCCATCACCGTCAATTCCGAGGGCTTCCTGGTCGCCAACGGCGACTTCATCGAGCCGCTCGGTCCGGCCTTCTGGGAGCGTCGTTCATGA
- a CDS encoding cytochrome b, translated as MSPSKVVAQANEMDERYRAAAFVKRSINKVFPTHWSFLLGEIALYAFIILLLSGVYLTLFFDPSMVEVVYHGSYQPLRGVTMSRAYESALNISFEVRGGLFVRQVHHWAALIFAASIIIHLFRIFFTGAFRKPREANWVIGSLLLILAMFEGFFGYSLPDDLLSGTGLRAAFGGITMGIPLVGTWMHWLIFGGDFPGTIIIPRLYVAHILLFPGIMLALIAAHVAIVWYQKHTQFPGPGRTENNVVGARIVPVFAADQGAFFMFTLGIVAVMGGVLQINPIWNLGPYNPSQVSAGSQPDFYMMWTDGLARLMPPWELYLGRYTVPAPFWVALLMGLVFTVLIAYPWIEKRLTGDTVRHNIVQRPRDVPVRTAIGAMAIAFYAVATLACVNDIIALKFDVSLNATTWFFRIALLLAPPIAYFLAYRLCLGLQRSDRAVLEHGIETGVIKRLPHGEYIEVHQPLGPVDDHGHPVPLEYQGAPVPKKMNKLGSAGKPGSGSFLRADPPAEADALLEAEHEAEHKQLEVLASHQEEIVSGGGKHSH; from the coding sequence ATGAGTCCCTCAAAAGTGGTCGCTCAGGCCAACGAGATGGACGAGCGGTATCGCGCCGCTGCGTTCGTGAAGCGGTCGATCAACAAGGTCTTCCCGACCCACTGGTCGTTCCTGCTGGGTGAGATCGCGCTGTACGCGTTCATCATCCTGCTGCTGTCGGGTGTGTACCTGACCCTGTTCTTCGATCCGTCGATGGTCGAGGTCGTGTACCACGGCTCCTACCAGCCGCTGCGTGGTGTGACCATGTCGCGCGCCTACGAGTCGGCGCTGAACATCTCCTTCGAGGTGCGCGGCGGCCTGTTCGTGCGTCAGGTGCACCACTGGGCGGCGCTGATCTTCGCGGCGTCGATCATCATCCACCTGTTCCGCATCTTCTTCACCGGCGCGTTCCGCAAGCCGCGTGAGGCGAACTGGGTGATCGGCTCGCTGCTGCTGATCCTGGCGATGTTCGAGGGCTTCTTCGGCTACTCGCTGCCCGACGACCTGCTGTCCGGTACCGGTCTGCGTGCCGCCTTCGGTGGTATCACCATGGGTATCCCGCTGGTCGGCACCTGGATGCACTGGCTGATCTTCGGCGGTGACTTCCCGGGCACGATCATCATCCCGCGCCTGTACGTGGCGCACATCCTGCTGTTCCCGGGCATCATGCTGGCGCTGATCGCGGCGCACGTGGCGATCGTCTGGTACCAGAAGCACACGCAGTTCCCCGGCCCCGGCCGGACCGAGAACAATGTCGTGGGCGCCCGCATCGTGCCGGTGTTCGCCGCCGACCAGGGTGCGTTCTTCATGTTCACCCTCGGCATCGTCGCCGTCATGGGCGGTGTGCTGCAGATCAACCCGATCTGGAACCTGGGTCCCTACAACCCGTCACAGGTCTCGGCCGGTTCGCAGCCCGACTTCTACATGATGTGGACCGACGGTCTGGCCCGTCTGATGCCGCCGTGGGAGCTGTATCTGGGCCGCTACACGGTGCCCGCCCCGTTCTGGGTGGCGCTGCTGATGGGCCTGGTGTTCACGGTGCTGATCGCCTACCCGTGGATCGAGAAGCGGCTCACCGGAGACACGGTGCGCCACAACATCGTTCAGCGTCCGCGCGATGTGCCGGTGCGTACCGCGATCGGCGCGATGGCCATCGCCTTCTATGCCGTGGCGACCTTGGCCTGTGTCAACGACATCATCGCGCTGAAGTTCGATGTGTCGCTGAACGCGACCACCTGGTTCTTCCGCATCGCACTGCTGCTGGCCCCGCCGATCGCCTACTTCCTGGCGTACCGGCTGTGTCTGGGTCTGCAGCGCAGCGACCGCGCGGTGCTCGAGCACGGCATCGAGACCGGTGTGATCAAGCGCCTGCCGCACGGTGAGTACATCGAGGTCCACCAGCCGCTGGGTCCGGTCGACGATCACGGCCACCCGGTGCCGCTCGAGTACCAGGGCGCGCCGGTGCCGAAGAAGATGAACAAGCTGGGTTCGGCGGGCAAGCCGGGTTCGGGTTCGTTCCTGCGGGCCGATCCGCCCGCCGAGGCGGACGCGCTCCTCGAGGCCGAGCACGAGGCCGAGCACAAGCAGCTGGAGGTCCTGGCATCCCACCAGGAGGAGATCGTCAGCGGCGGCGGTAAGCACAGCCACTGA
- a CDS encoding Lrp/AsnC family transcriptional regulator: MITAIVLIHAEAARIPETAQALADLEGVTEVYSCAGDVDLIAVVRVRDHEQIAEVVTGRVNKTPGVLRTTTHIAFKSYSSADVEAGFSIGE; encoded by the coding sequence ATGATTACCGCGATCGTTCTGATCCATGCCGAGGCCGCCCGCATCCCGGAGACCGCGCAGGCACTGGCCGATCTCGAGGGCGTCACCGAGGTGTACTCGTGCGCCGGTGACGTCGATCTGATCGCGGTGGTGCGGGTGCGCGACCACGAGCAGATCGCGGAGGTGGTGACCGGGCGGGTGAACAAGACCCCCGGCGTGCTGCGCACGACGACCCACATCGCGTTCAAGTCGTACTCCAGCGCCGATGTCGAGGCGGGCTTCTCGATCGGCGAATGA
- a CDS encoding DEDD exonuclease domain-containing protein, producing the protein MPTPPPRSAQLALELPGHGGEDEERELREITFVVVDLETTGTKPGADAITEIGAVKVRGGEILGEFATLVDPGRAIPPQIVQITGITTAMVLRAPRIEAVLPGFLEFASGTVLVAHNARFDMSFLKAAALQCDAEWPDFPVLCTVQLARRILDRDEAPTVRLSALAQLLGASTRPTHRALDDARATVDVLHALFERVGNLGVQTLPELVDYLPEVTRRRRAKRVLAADLPAAPGVYLFRGPSDEVLYIGTAVNLRRRVRNYFTGSETRTRMREMVTLATRVDHVRCAHGLEAGVRELRLLVAHTPPYNRRSKFPQRAWWLTLTDEPFPRFAVGRTPTAYALGPFGSRAAAAEVGATVAEYSGLRTCTTRIPRGGVHGAQCPPAAVGGCPATVFGERAPAADYAAAPARVRDLFTGRDDAPLRAITDRIDEYVRAEHFEAAARLRDRTCVVVRALHRTQRLTALARIAELIAARPDGSGGWDFAVVRYGRLAAAGTAVRGVAPMPVVDGLVAAAETVRPARLATDQPRLPTGTDEFDSPDHPPLRGAPPEETAVIARWLDQPGTRIVRTTDGYREPRLGAGPWLSWAERAENAAQAESVAGEYLSRTSA; encoded by the coding sequence GTGCCCACTCCTCCACCGCGATCGGCCCAGCTGGCCCTCGAATTACCCGGTCACGGCGGTGAGGACGAGGAGCGGGAACTGCGGGAGATCACCTTCGTCGTGGTCGATCTCGAGACCACCGGCACCAAACCCGGCGCCGACGCGATCACCGAGATCGGCGCGGTGAAGGTGCGCGGCGGCGAAATCCTCGGTGAATTCGCCACACTCGTCGATCCCGGCCGGGCCATCCCGCCGCAGATCGTGCAGATCACGGGCATCACGACCGCGATGGTGCTGCGGGCTCCCCGGATCGAGGCGGTGCTACCGGGATTCCTCGAATTCGCTTCCGGCACGGTGCTCGTCGCGCACAATGCCCGCTTCGACATGTCCTTCCTGAAGGCCGCCGCGCTCCAGTGCGATGCCGAATGGCCGGATTTCCCGGTCCTGTGCACGGTGCAGCTCGCGCGCCGCATCCTCGATCGGGACGAGGCGCCGACGGTGCGGCTGTCGGCGCTGGCGCAACTGCTCGGCGCCTCCACCCGGCCCACCCACCGCGCCCTCGACGATGCGCGCGCGACCGTCGACGTGCTGCACGCGCTGTTCGAACGGGTCGGGAATCTGGGGGTGCAGACGCTGCCGGAACTGGTCGACTATCTGCCGGAGGTCACGCGGCGTCGGCGGGCCAAACGGGTACTGGCCGCCGATCTTCCGGCGGCGCCGGGGGTGTACCTGTTCCGCGGGCCGTCCGACGAGGTCCTCTACATCGGGACCGCGGTGAATCTGCGCCGCCGGGTGCGCAACTACTTCACCGGTTCCGAGACCCGCACCCGCATGCGCGAGATGGTCACGCTCGCCACCCGGGTCGATCACGTGCGGTGCGCGCACGGGCTCGAGGCCGGTGTTCGCGAGCTGCGGCTGCTGGTGGCCCACACGCCGCCCTACAACCGGCGGTCCAAATTCCCCCAGCGCGCCTGGTGGCTGACGCTGACCGACGAACCCTTCCCCCGCTTCGCGGTCGGCCGCACCCCCACCGCATATGCCCTGGGCCCCTTCGGTTCCCGGGCCGCCGCGGCCGAGGTGGGGGCGACCGTCGCGGAATACAGCGGACTACGCACCTGCACGACGCGGATCCCGCGCGGCGGGGTGCACGGCGCCCAGTGCCCGCCCGCGGCGGTCGGCGGATGTCCCGCGACCGTCTTCGGCGAGCGGGCCCCGGCGGCCGACTACGCGGCCGCACCGGCACGAGTGCGGGATCTGTTCACCGGTCGTGACGACGCACCGCTGCGGGCGATCACCGACCGCATCGACGAATATGTCCGCGCAGAGCATTTCGAGGCCGCCGCGCGGTTGCGCGACCGGACCTGCGTCGTGGTGCGGGCACTGCACCGCACCCAGCGGCTCACCGCACTGGCCCGCATCGCCGAACTGATCGCCGCGCGACCGGACGGCAGCGGCGGCTGGGATTTCGCGGTCGTCCGATACGGGCGCCTGGCGGCCGCCGGTACCGCCGTACGCGGTGTCGCCCCCATGCCGGTGGTCGACGGGCTGGTCGCCGCCGCCGAGACCGTCCGCCCGGCCCGGCTCGCCACCGATCAGCCCCGATTACCCACCGGCACCGACGAATTCGACTCCCCCGACCATCCCCCGCTGCGCGGCGCCCCACCCGAGGAGACAGCTGTCATCGCCCGCTGGCTGGACCAGCCGGGCACCCGCATCGTGCGAACCACCGACGGCTACCGTGAACCCCGCTTGGGCGCGGGCCCCTGGTTGTCCTGGGCCGAACGCGCCGAGAACGCGGCGCAGGCCGAATCCGTCGCGGGCGAATACTTGTCGCGGACCAGCGCCTGA
- a CDS encoding C40 family peptidase, with protein MAIKQLVAAGAVGAATLSVLLLPTTTATAAPVTVPGVGTIDVPDQVLGAIPPGVQIPGIDLPSAPQQQSIGRRAADAALSKVGAPYSYGAAGPNAFDCSGLVKWAYQQAGRDLPRTSYEQLDAGAPVAMDALQPGDVISFYGGSHSGLYVGDGNVVHASTYGQPVKVAPISSMPVAGARRY; from the coding sequence ATGGCGATCAAGCAACTGGTTGCGGCCGGAGCCGTGGGCGCAGCGACCCTCAGCGTGCTGCTGCTTCCGACGACCACCGCCACGGCCGCGCCGGTCACCGTACCCGGCGTCGGCACCATCGACGTGCCCGATCAGGTCCTCGGCGCGATCCCGCCGGGCGTGCAGATCCCGGGCATCGACCTGCCGTCGGCGCCGCAGCAGCAGTCGATCGGCCGGCGCGCCGCCGACGCCGCCCTGTCGAAGGTCGGCGCCCCGTACTCCTACGGCGCCGCCGGTCCGAACGCGTTCGACTGCTCGGGCCTGGTGAAGTGGGCCTATCAGCAGGCCGGTCGCGATCTGCCGCGCACCAGCTACGAACAGCTCGACGCGGGCGCCCCGGTCGCGATGGACGCGCTGCAGCCCGGTGACGTGATCTCCTTCTACGGCGGCAGCCACTCCGGCCTGTACGTGGGTGACGGCAATGTCGTGCACGCCTCCACCTACGGTCAGCCGGTGAAGGTCGCCCCGATCTCCTCGATGCCGGTCGCGGGCGCTCGCCGCTACTGA